A portion of the Cyanobium sp. PCC 7001 genome contains these proteins:
- a CDS encoding DUF3326 domain-containing protein: MSTAEPLLTLMLIPTGIGCQVGGYAGDALPAARLLAAASGCLVTHPNVMNGASLYWRDSRIHYVEGAALDRFAAGELALRPVRSQRVGVVLDAGIEADLRLRHLQLIEACRATLGLDLGPVLLTDAPLEVTLEQGPSGSSWGRLQRPDALLRAGERLRDAGATAIAVVARFPEDPASEALAAYRSGCGVDALAGAEAVISHLLTDALQLPCAHAPALRALPLDPRLDPRAAAEEIGHTFLPCVLVGLSQAPDLVPIDAGARASSTAHALASGWLHPSRIGAVVAPHTALGGSAVLATAERGIPLIAVHNPGVLEVDAAALGLTALSAASYSEAAGLLLALREGIHPGALSRPLLPLPPLQAWDGGERAGDPRAGAGHPDGETAAQLR, from the coding sequence ATGAGCACAGCGGAGCCCCTGCTGACCCTGATGCTGATTCCCACCGGCATCGGCTGCCAGGTGGGGGGCTATGCCGGCGACGCGCTGCCGGCGGCCCGCCTGCTGGCGGCAGCCAGCGGCTGTCTGGTGACCCATCCCAACGTGATGAACGGCGCGTCGCTCTACTGGCGCGACTCCCGCATCCATTACGTGGAGGGGGCGGCGCTCGATCGCTTCGCGGCAGGGGAGCTGGCCCTGCGTCCGGTGCGCTCGCAGCGGGTGGGGGTGGTGCTCGATGCGGGGATCGAAGCCGACCTGCGGCTGCGGCACCTGCAGCTGATCGAGGCCTGCAGGGCCACGCTGGGGCTGGATCTCGGCCCGGTGCTGCTCACGGATGCCCCACTGGAGGTGACGCTCGAGCAGGGACCCAGCGGCTCCAGCTGGGGCCGGCTGCAGCGGCCCGATGCCCTGCTGCGGGCCGGGGAGCGGCTGCGGGATGCCGGGGCTACGGCCATTGCGGTGGTGGCACGGTTCCCGGAGGATCCGGCCAGTGAGGCCCTGGCGGCCTACCGCAGCGGGTGCGGGGTGGATGCCCTGGCCGGGGCCGAGGCCGTGATCAGCCATCTGCTCACCGACGCCCTGCAGCTGCCCTGTGCCCATGCCCCCGCCCTGCGTGCCCTGCCCCTGGATCCCAGGCTCGATCCCCGGGCTGCCGCCGAGGAGATCGGCCACACCTTCCTCCCCTGCGTGCTGGTGGGGCTGAGCCAGGCCCCCGATCTGGTGCCGATCGACGCCGGGGCTCGCGCGTCCTCCACAGCCCATGCCCTGGCGTCCGGCTGGCTTCACCCCAGCCGCATCGGCGCTGTGGTGGCCCCGCACACGGCTCTGGGGGGCTCCGCCGTGCTGGCCACAGCCGAACGGGGGATTCCCCTGATCGCGGTGCACAATCCCGGCGTGCTGGAGGTGGATGCCGCCGCCCTGGGTCTGACGGCCCTCTCCGCAGCCAGTTACAGCGAAGCGGCGGGCCTGCTGCTGGCCCTGCGGGAAGGCATCCATCCAGGCGCCCTCAGTCGGCCGCTGTTGCCTCTGCCCCC